The Manis javanica isolate MJ-LG chromosome 14, MJ_LKY, whole genome shotgun sequence genomic interval CTCACATGATATTTCCATCAGACAGTTGTCCCAGGATGTTGTAGCCAACATGGAAAGGGGAGATAAAGGTGATTAAGGGCATCCATGATTATTCTTTCATAGCAGAAAATATCCTGAACACTCTTTTCATGGCCCCCAGGACCTCCTTATTCCTCAAGCTATAGATGATGGGATTGAACATGGGAGTGAGGATGGTGTAGAAAACAGCCAGGACCTTATCTTCTGTTGCTGAGCGAAGGTTCCTGGGCCGAAGATAGGTGTAGACAAAAGGCGCATAGTAAAAGGTCACCACAGTTAAGTGTGTGGAACAGGTAGTAAAGGCCTTTTTCTGTCCCTCTTTTGAGCACATATGGTAGACAGCAAAAAGTATCCAACCATAGGAAGCAGTGATGCCAAGGAAtggaagaagcagaaaaagacTTGTACTCACAAAAACCATGTACTCATAGACCCAGGTGTCCATGCAGGCCAGAGGCAACATGGCTGGGACATCGCAGAAGAAGTGATCAATGGCCCTGGACCGGCAGTAAGGAATATGGAGGGCATAGACAGTGTGTGCCAAGGAGTTGATAGACCCCAAGACCCAAGATCCTATGATCATCTTCACACACATCCTTTTACTCATGCGGATGGAATAGTGAAGGGGGTGACAGATGGCCAGGTAACGGTCATAGGCCATGGAGGCCAGGAGTAAGCCTTCTGAACATGCCATGGTCAGGAAGAAGAAACTCTGCACCCCGCATCCCAGGAAGGAGATGCCCTTCTGGCGTGAGAGGAAGTTGAACATCATCTTAGGGATGGTGGTGAAGATGTACATGAGGTCCATGAGGGAGAGCTGGCTGAGgaggaagtacatgggggtgtggagcctGGAATCCATACGTATGAGGTGAATCATTGCCAAGTTGCCCACAGAGGTGAGAAAGAATACAAGAATGATAAGGAACAAGAGAAGTAGGCCCATTGGATGTGGGGGAAGTAACCCCAACAAAATGAAATCGTCTGAAGTTTGATTCCAACTCTCCATGAAATATTGCTGCTTTAACTTCTGTGGAAGAATGATATCTTATTCTATAGTTTAGTTTCTGAGCAGTAGATTGAAACAGAATCAAACAATCAAAAAACTGCTTACTAGAGAAGTAGGGATGTCCAAGAGGATGCTCCTGAGTCACAGCTAACATGTTTGTACTTACCCTCTTCAAATTTAAGTGTTTAAGTAGAGCATCAAAATTagtattatatattaatgattaaGAATACAAATCAAGAAGaggttaaaatgaataaattttccTTTCTGGAATATTTTCCTAGCTTCTTATGTCCATACCTTTCCTTggaaatttttataattcaaCTTTTTATagcttatctttttctctttatgtcaCCTCAATTCTCATAATTTGTTCTTTCCTTCACTCAGCCTCTGAAacacatataaattttcattgtGGTACTTTTTATATgtggtatgttttatttcttcctttactcaGATTCAGAGTGGGATGGGACTTCCATTTTCTGTGTACTTTTCTGTCTGAGTGAGATTCTTATGTCCAATATTTGGGTAATTTCCTTATTGGATGTGGGACTTTATTTAATGCACTggattacatgaagaacatttgaTTATATTATAACTTGGAGAATATCGTTCTGGTGGCTACAAGTTGGGTCTACAACAAATGCCATATTTGACAATCTTGGGAAACATATTGCAGAtatttatgagttttttttttaaacctcaactTCAGAGAGTATTAAAGATGGTGTTgttagaggtgagacagaggcttcctcctaaaactgcatgtaatacaaatacaactaatattaaaaaagcagcaggacagaggactgtgccagactgcatacacttggagaaaagagcagacctcatggaacagggtaacataccaaagccatggacCAGTGGGATGCAagtccttccctcaccccagctcaccggcgggaggaagaaaaacagggctgggaaggagtggaggcctaggactgctgaatacctaactctggagatctgccctgggagcacaaacctacatttcatggtgattgcatGGTACTCCTGTGATTAGGGGTTTGAAAGCcgagacaggcagaattcctggagagactgagattccagcaccttgtggaaagcagggatccatatccagctgcttggggacaaaagaaaggtgggaagtctgagatacttcctaacagcaagatgGCTGCTAAAGGTGCAAGAGTcgcacagagtttactgctcaggagaaaggacaggtagacagaatTGTCTGGGTGgattctgcccagcaggttgggagtttTCATGATcctcaggtgctccagctccctggctggctacaaaCCTCCAAGGAcaccctccatgatacacagcctactatGTGTTCCTCCCTGCCAGACCCActtggctcacaaactggcaaaccctaccctgcattaggacagccagagggaagacctgtctacagcaactacaaatgcaaagcatagaggcttatacctgtgtgctcagcccactgtttcaggcagtggaaacaggcatagcagccgggaagcaggaaacagctctttcctcccctcaggcaccaataccactcccctgaaaCCCCTGTCagtgcttcaggggctgagcatctccagagagtagagcctctGGGCACTCAAGGGcgccatataaaaatatgaaattctaaaggaacctgtttcaaagtaaaattattaatacaactcctgagaaagatttaaatgacatcaatctcatgaatcttcctgaaagggagttcaaaataaaaatcattaacatgcttatggaggtacataaaaatattcatgacctcaggaatgaattctggtcagagatccaatctttGAAGAgaacaatggagggtattaaaaacagattgaatacagtggagaagacaaaaaatgaatagaaacaagagaagaggaatacagagaagcaagacagagagagaaaaaaggatctctaagaatgaaagaatattgagagaaatgtgtgaccaatccaaacggaacaatatttgcattataggagtaccagaagaagaagagacagaaaaagggatagaaagtgtctctgaggaggtacttgctgaaaacttccccaatctggggaaggagatagtctctcagaccatggagatccacagatctcccaacacaagggacccaaggaagacaacaccaagacatatagtaattaaaatggcaaagatcaaggataaggacagactatgaaaagcatccagagagagaaaaaagatcacatacaaaggaaagtccatcaggatgtcatcagacttctcagcagaaaccttacaggccagaacagaggggcatgatgtatttaatgcaatgaagcagaagggcctcaaaccaagattactttatctggcaagattatcacttaaatttgaaagagggattaaacaatttccacatagcaaaagctgagagaatttagctcccacaaaccatctctacagtgtattttggagggactgctatagatggaagtgttcctaaagttgaatacctgtcaccagaggtaataaaaccacagtaaagaaagtataacAGCTAATTCCTAAgcaattgaaaaattaaattaactatccccaaagtcaatcaaggaatagatagagtacagaatatgatacctaataatataaaggatggaggagaagaaaaaggtggagaaaagagaaagaacctttagattgtgtttgtaacagcatattaagtgagttaagttagactcttagatagtaaggaagttaaccttgaacctttggtaaccgtgaatctaaagcctgcaatagcaataagtacatacctattgataatcaccctaaatgtaaatgaactgaatgcaccaatcaaaagacatagagtcactgaatggattaaaaaacaggacccatctacatgctgcctacaagtgattcacttcaaacccaaagacatacacaggctaaaagtgaagggatggaaaaagatatttcatgcaactaatagggagaaaaaagcaggagttgcagtacttgtatcagacaaaatagacttcaaaacaaagaaactcacaagagacaaagaaagacattacataatgataaaagggtaaatccaaaaagaagacgtaaccattataaatatctacgcacccaatacaggaacacctacatatgggaaacaaattctaacagaattaaaaaaggaaatagaatgcaatgcattcattctaggagacttcaacactacaCTTACTCTGAAGGatacatcaaccagacagaaaacaagtaaggagacagaggcactgaacaacacattggaacagatggacctaacagacatctacagcagaatacacattcttctcaagtgcacatggaacatttacaagaatagatcacatactaggacacaaaaagagtttcatcaaatttaaaaacgttgaaattgtaccaaccagtttctcagaacacaagggtatgaaactagaaataaattatgcaaagaaaatgaaaaatcccacaaacacatggaagcttcacaacatgttcctaaaaaaccattggatcaatgaccaaataaaaacagagatcaagcaatatatggagacaaatgataataattcaacaccgtaaaatctgtgggatgcagccaaggccacgctaaaaggaaagtatactgcaatataggcctacctcaggaaagaacaacaatcccatatgagcagtctaaattcacaattaacaaaactagaaaaagaagaacaaatgaggcccaaagtcagtagaaggagggccataataaagatgagagcataaataaataaaattgagaaaaataaaacaatagaaagaatcaatgaatggaagagctggttctttgagaaaataaacaaaataaataaacccctagccagacttatcaagaaaaaaagagagtctacacacacaaacagaatcagaaatgagaaagaaaaatcactgaggacaccacagaaatacaaagaattattagagaatactatgaaaaattatatggtaaaaaactggataacctagaagaaatggacaactttctagaaaaatacaaccttccaaagctgacccagaaataaacagaaaatctgaacagcccaattaccagcaacaaaattgaagtggtattcaaaaaaccacctaagaacaaaatgcctagaccagatgacttcaccactaaattttatcaaatatttagtgaagacctaatactcatcctccttaaagttttccaaagagtagaagaagaaggaatacttccaaactcattctatgacgctctttaatacccaaaccaggcaaaagaccccacaaaaaaagaaaattacagaccaatatccctgatgaatataaatgcacaaatactcagcaaaatatgagcaaaccgaattcaaaaatacataaaaaagt includes:
- the LOC108389582 gene encoding olfactory receptor 2L13-like, which encodes MESWNQTSDDFILLGLLPPHPMGLLLLFLIILVFFLTSVGNLAMIHLIRMDSRLHTPMYFLLSQLSLMDLMYIFTTIPKMMFNFLSRQKGISFLGCGVQSFFFLTMACSEGLLLASMAYDRYLAICHPLHYSIRMSKRMCVKMIIGSWVLGSINSLAHTVYALHIPYCRSRAIDHFFCDVPAMLPLACMDTWVYEYMVFVSTSLFLLLPFLGITASYGWILFAVYHMCSKEGQKKAFTTCSTHLTVVTFYYAPFVYTYLRPRNLRSATEDKVLAVFYTILTPMFNPIIYSLRNKEVLGAMKRVFRIFSAMKE